The sequence AATGTGAAGGCGCTGTTCCACATTCCGCCAGTTGGTGGTGCTGTTTCTCCATTTCATCCGCATTATTCATTAAACACGCAGGTTTCCGTGCTTCAGAGACTTTAATAACAGTCAGATAAAATCAGTTTATTCGGAAACTTTACGTTAAATGGCAGATAATAattaaaactctgtgtgtgtgtgtgtgtgtgtgtgtgtgtgtgtgtgtgtgtgtgagtgtgtgtgtgcgtgtgtgtgtgtgtttgacatatTTCAGTTAAAAAAGCAAattgatagattttttttcacatcttcctgtaagtacacacacacacacacacacacacacacacacacacacacacacacacaataaataaaaaacaaaaaaatcagtgatAGACTGGGTGATGGAGTTATTATTCAAGTGTTGCCATAGCAACGTAGTGATAATTCCTGGACAATTTTGTATCAGTAAACGTCAACAACTCTGAGATTGTAACCTCAGGAGCTTCACCTACAGCTGCTCACCACAGAGCGTAAAACAGACACAGGATGACTCTGCATACAGATCCTGTGACATGgctcaaggtgtgtgtgtgtgtgtgtgtgtgtgtgtgtgtgtgtctacactcAGATTCTGTTATGTAACTTTAATCATTCCTGCAGTCAGAGCTGAACATATTCTagatacttttttaaatgttcagaagcatttttaacattttagcaGCAGAGAAGCTTGCAGTTTTTCATTCCTCAACATTTGAGGATatgaactgcacacacacatgcacacacatatgcacacacacacacaaacacacacatgcacacacacacacacgcatatgcacacacacaaacacacacacatgcacacacacacaaacacacacacacacagacacacacatatgcacacacacacacacacacacacacacacacacacacaaagtcacatctctttatactgtaaatgtctaGAATTATTATCAAgactttatttaatatatacattaataCCATATATAACCCTATATGAATGAAATATCAATGAAAGCTTCTAGACatgaacttgtgtgtgtgcgtgtgtgtgtgtgtgtgtgtgtgaaggttggagggaccataaaaatctaaacataaACTAAAATGAAGAATCTAGTGAGACCTGTTacacaacaaacaataaatgaCATGTTTACTAGATAAAACTAAAAGAATATCATTAGTACACACTGAACATTTAACCTCCAGATGTTCAGACTTATTGACACACTGTCCAAATGTTTCCACAGACATTCCACAATAATAAATGgagctataaatggataaataatattcaataaattgatgtgtttttaaatgaattacaaaTTGGGACaagctgttaaaggaaaataatcaaactcAGGGTTTTAAGTGTAACTTTTATACTTTTCATTCtgcaaaaagtgtgtgtgtgtatgtgtgtgtgtgtgtttgtgtgtgtttgtgtgtgtgtgtgtttgtgtgtgtgtgtgtgtgtgtgtgtgtgtgtatgtgtgtgtgtgtgtgtttgtgtgtgtttgtgtgtgtgtgtgtgtgtttgtgtgtgtgtgtgtgtgtttgtgtgtgtttgtgtgtgtgtgtttgtgtgtgtgtgtgtgtgtatgtgtgtgtttgtgtgtgtgtgtgtgtgtgtgttaggcacTCTGTGGGAGGAAAACACATTTTTCAAGTTTTTCTACTGTGCAGTCTGTTGGgtggcactcacacacatatcggaaatgtgtgtgtgtgtgtgtgtgcggtgtccATATATAAGAAGTGAACTGCGTAACCTGTGTAAGTCATCACACAGCGTGAAGGTAAGAACTATCTACTACATTctgatacatacatacaccccccccacacacacacacacatacacatacacacacatacaagtgttgtgtgtcagagagttTCAGTATTAATAATGTTGAAATGAGAtggatgtgactgtgtgtatgtgtgtgtgtatgtatgtatgtatctatgtatgtgtgtgtgtatgtatgtatgtatgtgtgtgtgtgtgtgtgtgtgtgtgtgtgtgtgtgtgtgtgtgtgtgtgtgtgaatgtatgtgtgtgtgcatgtatgtgtgtgtgtgtgtatgtgtatgtatatgtgtgtatgtgtgggtgtatatgtatgtatgtatgtgtgtgtatatgtgtgtatgtgtgtgtatatgtgtgtgtgtatgtatgtgtgtgtgtgtgttttgtagatgTAAGATGTAAATGTTGTGTGTTAATAGCTTTGTGAATGTTCCTGTCCTGAACACAGGGTGATGTTGAGTGTGTGGTgagatttatcatttatttaattagaaatcagtgtgtgatgtgtttcagTGTCTGAATGATTGTGACTCAGATTCAGATTTCAGTCTTTAGTCTATAATAAGACATGAGAGGACACATGAGGTGAGTTGTGATAGGACACGTGAGAGGAGATGTGAGGTGAGTTGTGATAGGAGACGTGAGAGGAGACGTGAGGTGAGACTTGATGTGAGACATGAAAGGAGACATGAGGTGAGACGTGAGGTGAGACGTGAGAGGAGACGTGAGGTGAGACTTGATGTGAGATGTGAAAGGAGACATGAGGTGAGACGTGAGGTGAGACGTGAAAGGAGACGTGAGGTGAGACGTGAGAGGAGACAAGAGGTGAGACCTGAAAGGAGACGTGAGGTGAGACGTGAGAGGAGACGAGAGGTGAGATGTGAGGAGATGTGAGGTGAGACGTGAGGTGAGACGTGAGGTGAGACGTGAGGAGATGTGAGGTGAGAAGTGAGAGGAGACAAGAGGTGAGACCTGAAAGGAGACGTGAGGTGAGACGTGAGAGGAGACGAGAGGTGAGATGTGAGGAGATGTGAGGTGAGACGTGTGAGGAGACGTGAGGTGAGACGTGAGAGGAGACATGAGGTGAGACGTGAGAGAAGACGTGAGGTGAGATGTGAGAGGAAACTCTTCGTCATTCTTCTTCATTGTCTTGCAGCAGTGTGTCTGGAGGTCTGGACTTAAACAGAGTGCAATACTGTGGGACAGATTGAAGGCAGATCtggactgactgacacacactcactcacacacacacacacacacacacacagcaggaatGTGGACACACTGGTTCTGAGgaatattattttttcctcatttgcATCTTCGCACTTTTTcctcctctcactttctctttctcaactTTTTCATTCCTTctcatttatttaatgcttGTGTTCCTGCTTTAACAACAGACTCAACTGAAGAGAACCAAGATGGCAAGTGgtatgtattacacacacacacacacacacacacacacacacacatcatacttGTAATAGAGACTATAATGTGTAGTTTATCTATAAGtttgaaaattaataaataaataaaatgaataaataaaatattttgtcactAGTGATAACGATGGAAGTAAACATGCTAAATGTCGGTTTCACTTcaagggtgtgcaaacttttgcccTCAAGTGtatatgatatttgtgctgTACTACACTTATGAAACAGGACATCACTCTTTAAATGACGTCTaacagaaagaaagtgaaatcTTGATGTATATATTCCTATAAAGTGAAATGAGACTCAGTTTGATGTTGATTCTGATGTCAGACGTCGATCGGCAAAATGTTTTCCGCACGACGAAGGTCCGAGCGGCGCTACGGAAAGATGGCAGCTGGATCCGCCGAAtcacagacggacagacggatcCCCAGCCGAGGTGGGGACACACATGActacataaacatatatttacataaatatatagaattacataataatcatatgaataataatgagcAGATGAGACCATAATCATCACATCACAGGATAAAACAtcacacatttcatttatatatcttttaaaaacagacattttctcaaagcagctttacagaaatataaaaatgataaagtttaaaatgaaatgtatatttatttatttatgttaaagttatattaatgaacaagtctgagccATTATAACAAACCACATGtcctggggatgtggtagcctagtggtgaaagtgttggactactgctcaggaggtcatgagttcaaatcccaccaagctgccactgctgggcccctgagaaaggcccttaaccctcaattgtataaatttaaataaaaaaggtactctggataaggttgtgTGCTAAATGTCATCATATATAACTGACTATTTTACATGTATAATAACAAGCTTTCTTTTAAAACACCAGTTGATggtgatatctgtgtgtgtgtgtgtgtgtgactgtgtgtgtttgtgtgtgtgtctgtgtgtgtgtgtctgtgtgtgtgtgtgtgtgtgtgtgtatctgatgtctgtgtgtgtgtatctgtgtgtgtgtctgtgtgtgtgtgtgtctgtgtgtgtgtatctgatatctgtgtgtgtgtgtgtctgtgtgtgtgtgtgtctgtgtgtgtgtatctgatgtctgtgtgtgtgtatctgtgtgtgtgtctgtgtgtgtgtgtgtgtctgtgtgtgtatctgatatctgtgtgtgtgtgtgtgtgtctgtgtgtgtgtgtgtctgtgtgtgtgtgtgtctgtgtgtgtgtatctgatatctgtgtgtgtatctgatatctgtgtgtgtctgtgtgtgtgtgtgtgtgtgtctgtgtgtgtgtgtgtatctgatatctctgtgtgtgtgtgtgtgtgtctgtgtgtgtgtatctgatatctgtgtgtgtgtctgtgtgtgtatgtgtgtgtgtgtctgtgtgtgtgtgtatctgatatctgtgtgtgtgtgtatgtgtgtgtgtgtctgtgtgtgtgtatctgatatctgtgtgtgtgtgtgtgtgtgtgtgtctgtgtgtgtatctgatatctgtgtgtgtgtctgtgtgtgtatgtgtgtgtctgtgtgtgtgtatctgatatctgtgtgtgtgtgtgtgtgtctgtgtgtgtgtctgtgtgtgtgtgtgtgtgtgtctgtgtgtgtgtatctgatatctgtgtgtgtgtgtgtgtgtctgtgtgtgtgtctgtgtgtgtgtgtgtgtgtgtctgtgtgtgtgtatctgatatctgtgtgtgtgtgtgtgtgtctgtgtgtgtgtctgtgtgtgtgtgtgtgtgtctgtgtgtgtgtatctgatatctgtgtatgtgtatctttAGTGAATCTCCAGGCTTTTTGGAATTGAGCCCAGTTACTGCCTCCAGCAGCAGTGTCTCTAAGACCCCCACCCGTCAGACCCCCACCCCCCAGACCCCCACCTATCAGACCTCCACCTGTCAGACCCCCATCCCTCAGAGCCCCACCCCCCAGACCCCCACCCGTCAGACCTCCACTCCCCAGACCCCCACCCCTCAGAGCCCCACCTCTGCCCAGGACACGGCCACTTCTCCAGGATGGAAAGGGAGAAGAGGCGGCTCGTATGTGCTGTCAGCGATGAGGAAGTTTGAGTAAGTGCTGATCTGTAGATGCTCTAACAGTCTGACGAGTCAAGCATCATCACTAATTCATACAACTTCTGCTCATCTGCCGTAGATCTatatttcagaaataaagacatttctgtATATCTGAGGTTAGGCCACATGTTAGTGAAAACAGCAGACAAGCTTGTGTCAAACCTGTTATAAAAACACCTGAAACTTAACATCTGACCATAATGTATAACGTTTTCTGATTATTCTTCTTTACTCCATCTCAGATCTGTGGAGTCACCAGAGAGCTCACCAGTAAAAACCAATTCCAGTTTGTTCAAAAGGTAAACCACATTCCTGACATTCCTGACTACAGGAGAAGGACAGCTGGCTGCTGAGTGATAATTAACACATGACcaaatgttagacagtgttgTATGAGAAAGAAAGGACTGTTTGTTGTCACAGTAAAGCCAGTGGTGATAATCATACAGTCTGGTGCACATTACTGTTCACACCAAGATACAGCACGGCCTCAGAGTCAAGTAACACAACAAAGACTAGACCACAAGGTGTGTAGAGTCTAAACCACTTCTTATAATCATCACTGAATACCTGCTTCAGGTGTGCTGAGAATTAAAGTGAGAGAAAATACAGAATATGTTCAGGTATTGATTCCTGAGCTGGGAAACAgtgggattattattattattattattattattattattattattattattattattattattattattattattattattattattattattattattattattattattattattattattattattattattattatcatctttacttcacatcaaaataaaaaacacaaacaggaatGAGTCTGTTATAACatttatgatgtgtgtgtgtttgtgtgtgtgtatgtgtgtgtgtctgtgtgtttgtgtttgtgtgtgtgtgtttgtttgtgtgtgtgagtttctgtgtgtgtgtttgtttgtgtgtgtgagtttctgtgtgtgtgtttctgtgtgtgtgtgtttgcatgtgtgtgtttctgtgtgtgtgtgtgtttgtgtgtgtgtgtgtcagccctgAAGGTAAATCTGGGTTAACGCAGGTCACACCAACACTGAAATCTGATGAACTCAACATCACTGATGAAGTTACAGCACCTGTGTTGAAGACACCTGAAGCTACAGCACCTGAAGCTACAGCACCTGTGGTGAACACACCTGTGGTGAACACACCTGTGGTGAAGACACCTGTGGTGAAGACACCTGTGGTGAACACACCTGTGGTGAAGACACCTGTGGTGAACACACCTGTGGTGAACACACCTGTGGTGAACACACCTGTGGTGAAGACACCTGAAGTTACAACACCTGTGGTGAAGACACCTGTGGCGAAGACACCCGAAGTTACAGCACCTGTGGTGAAGACACCTGAAGTTGCAACACCTGTGGTGAACACACCTGTGATGAACACACCTGTGGCGAAGACACCCGAAGTTACAGCACCTGTGGTAAAGACACCTGTGGTGAAGACACCTGAAGTTACAGCACCTGTGGTGAAGACACCTGTGGTGAAGACACCTGAAGTTACAGCACCTGTGGTGAACACACCTGTGGTGAAGACACCTGAAGTTACAGCACCTGTGGTGAACACACCTGTGGTGAACACACCTGTGGTGAACACACCTGAAGTTACAGCACCTGTGGTGAACACACCTGTGGTGAACACACCTGTGGTGAACACACCTGAAGTTACAACACCTGTGGTGAAGACACCTGAAGTTACAGCACGAGTCACTGAGTGAGTCAGTCATGTTATAGTTCATACCTGTACATATGTTATATTTAATGGAAAGTTAAAACGTCATTATGTTTGATCATGTGACTTTATTCTTCTTTACTGTGTACTTTACAGTGTTGATAAGGTACTGTGTTCCTTCTGTAACAAACCTATGGAAGGTGATGAGAAAATTTCACTGAACATTCCTTCAATTGTCTGCCATGTGGAGTGCTTTCAGGTaaacacacctgtctgtctgtctgtctgtctgtctgtcaatcaataaaaatacatgTCTATTCATTTACACATTCATTCTGTGTAATGACAcgtatttctgtttgtgtgtgtgtgtgtgcgtgtgcgtgtgggtgtgcgtgCACTACAGTGTGCTACATGTGCTAAATCACTAGGTGACATGATGTCCTCCATGTTCCACCACTGTGGGAAGATTCACTGTAAGAGATGCTTTGATACAGTGGTCTACAGCACCTAAGTTATCGCCATGGCAACAACAGGTGTAACTTTGAGCTGTCTATTACGTTGATACAGAAAGGTTTTTTCACATGTACTTCCTTTCAGATTATCAGATTAAGGTGCCATTAAttgtatgaaataataaatcaacTAAAGTTTACAGCTTTGTGTCATTTGTCTGTTTATCAGGATGGATAGATAAcagaagatggagagagagacagacagaaaataaacacagtacCAGTTggattaaacatgtttattgtgagatattttacagtgtaacacactccGAGTTGTGTAGCAGATTAACAGAAACCCACACAGTGTGAttaaacatgtacagtgtgtattactgttacacatttattcatttatattaatacaatcatGTAGCACCAttggagaacacacacacacacacacacacagggttataaatgtgttagaaatttgcgtgtgtgtgtgtgtgtgtgtgtgagagagagataaagacagaaatggagggacagaagacagacagatgggtAAATGTATAAAGATTAAATTGTATAACATTTTTTGATAAACAGATGCAGAGAGGTGTTATGGAGACATGATGGGGAGGAGGCTCCGCCCCTGCTGTGTGCTGATTGGTTaacagtttaatatttaaacttcACTCAGTGTGAGTCAGGTTAATCTCACTGTTTTTCACACTatgtttgttttgcacttcaTGGTCCTCTTTAGCGGATCCCCCATGGACACGGTCTCCGTGACAACGCAACAGCAAGAGCAGCAGCACGCATCAGAGATGAGATGTGTTGCCTGGCAACGATGCGTCTCGCAACAGCATGCCTAATGATGCTGTGTCTAGCATCGGATCCCCTTACTGCCAAGAAACCTCAGAACAGCATAGTTATAGGTGGCAGCTATGATATAGAGGATctacagagagacaggagagagagatgggagagagacaggggagagacacgagagagatgggggagagagatgggagagagacaggggagagagatgggagagagacaggggagagagatgggagagagacaggggagagagatgggagagagacaggggagagagatgggagagagacaggagagagatggggagagagatggggagagagatgggagagagacaggggagagagacaggagagagagatgggagagagacaggggagagagatgggagagagacaggagagagagatgggagagagacaggggagagagatgggagagagacaggagagagagatgggagagagacaggagagagagatgggagagagacaggggagagagacaggagagagagatgggagagagacaggagagagagatgggagagagacaggggagagagatgggagagagagatgggagagagacaggagagagagatgggagagagagacaggagagagagatgggagagagagatgggagagacaggggagagacCGGAGAGAAATGGGAGACagggacaggagagagagacatgagagagacaggggagagagacaggagagaaagacagatgaaaGATACAGAAGAGACaaagacaggggagagagacaggagcgTGAGAGGAAGGTGATATAACATTTGTGTAAATGATCAGCAGGTCCAGGTGAAAGGTGAAAGGTCACTCACCAGGCCAAGAAGTGTAGCTCCAGCTCCAGCAAAGGCTGTGATATAAAGGTCATAGGTCATGtagaactgaacacacacaaaacaggaaacataattacacactgatacacacgatagggttttgtgtgtgtgtgtgtgtgtgtgtgtgtgtgtgtgtgtgtgtaagtttacCTCAGGTTCTTTGCAGATGTTGGCCATAGTCATGCCACACACTTTACCTGGTGTAGCTTTCCAGGGGagcagacctacacacacacacacacacacacacattgatacACAGCAATAATAAGTGTTACAGATTTACAGGTAAatctcagacagagagacacacaccgAACTGCCGAGGGTCCACACACACCCAGCCGTGCTGGTTTAAGCTGGTTGTGGTCTCAGACAGGATGTGGACAGTGTGACACGTCTCAGCCATGTTGAACAGGAAGTAGACAGGAATCAGAGAGAAGGCAAACACGACGAGCCAAATCACCGCCAAGACGTAAGTAACGATGAGGAACTACAGCAAGAGACACGGGGACACAGGGGAGACATTACAAACCCAGTCTtacactctgtaacacacacacatgcattaacacacacaaacacacactaacacacactcacggtGAGGCTGAGGCAGCGGCTGAACTTCGTACTCCGGAATTCTCCAAAGGTTTGCTTGACGGCGCTCGTGGTATAAAATCCCTCAGCAAGCAATAAAATCCCGTACAGGAAGAAGAACGACGCCAGACCATAAATTACATACTGAAAATATTtgatactgcacacacacacacacacacacacacacacacacacacacacacagaggttcaAATGCTGTTTACTTTACATACTTTATATGGTGCTTTTTAAtcttatataaaaacaatatatgaattgtgtgtgtgtgtgtgtgtgtgtgtgtgtgtgtgtgtgtagacactcACAAGTCAGCGAGCACCTCAAAGTCGTGTTCGGCACGGGCAAAGTGTGTgtggacaagtgtgtgtgtgtgtgtaagggccTCGTGTGCTCCAGCGCAGAAGAGCGCGACTCCGGCGTAACACAGCAGTGTGCCACTCAGAGTGATGTACGGCACGGCGCCAAGGCAACGCACACAGCTGTCATAGCAACCTGAGGGCGAGGAACAGACCAacacagccaacacacacaccacaaacaacacacacacacacatccgggtcacacacactcacaacacacccATATCACCCACATTAAGGACTAAACCAGGGTACATCtaggacacactcacacacactcatacgtAAGAATACACTCGTGaccacacaacatacacactggtAGTTTTAGTGTGTTAACATTttaagtacacacacagcatgttttACACACAATATAGCTACAATTTGTGTGCAGGCTTCTCTTAcaggactcacacacacactcacacacacacacacacacagactgattaGTGTGTCTAAATGTACATCACAGTAAAGCTCAGCATAgcacagccaatcagaagcttCTGGGTTCCCACAGTgccaagtgtgagtgtgtgagctgaaGGTCTGGGCTCAGTCCGCTAGCGGGTGCTAAAGCTAGCGTTAGCGTTAACACTGGGCCGACAACTGTTCTCAGATCTGACCTAAAACTTTACACAGCCAGGGTTGCTTCATCGGCAACATCTTCACCAAGGAGGAGCGAGAACCTTCTACACTTCAGCTAAAAAGGACAATGTTCTCGATTCTGCTTCACTTCTCCAGTTGCTTCACTGCAGAATGTCCTAAACTCAGCACAGACACTCCAGAAAACACTCCAGTGCTCCACAAAGTGTTCAAAACAAAGCTTGCAGGGAGAAGGTTCTAGATGTATCTTCAGTGGTCCAAACAGTGTTTTATCTTCAGCCACAGTTTTATCCAAATAACCCAGAAAATGTTTTAGACCTGGAAAATCAGTTCAGAAGAATGTTCCTAATGCTCCAGAAACACAGGAGAATGTTCTAGACTCTGTCCCTCCTGAGGCATCACAAGAATTTTCTAGTCTCTAGCCTTGGTTCTGCTCCAAACTCGCTCATAGGTGGTCTAGATATGTTCACCTGGTCCTGATGCACCAGAGAACGTTCCACTGTGAAGCGAGATGTTccagactcaaaaaaaaaatcattgatcAGAAGTAAGATCTGTCCTGCTGTCTCATCACTGACTCCACACCTCCATCTCATCACTCTATCCCTCCATCCCGATGAGGGCGGagctcaagtgtgtgtgtgtgtgtgtgtgtttgtgtgaaagccTCACTGTGTGAGAAACAATAGCTTTTCTTTCTGTAGTGGATACAAAGGCTATTTGTGTGATACAgtaaacaatacaaacacacacacacacacacacacacacacacacacactcagctacaTCATTTCTCCAGCACAGACAGTCTCATGCTGGCACCAGAGGTCAGAGGCCATAATGAGGTCAAGGTCACAGAaggactgtgtgcgtgtgtgtgtgtgtgtgtgtgtgtgtgtgtgcgtgtgtgtgtgtgtgtgtgtttgggtataACAAGATCTCACCACTATTTCATTATATAATCACAAATATttaactcacactcacatcacacacatacacacatcacacacgcaacacacacacatcacacacatacattacgcacacacatacacacacataacacacatacacacatcacacacacatcacacacacacacatcacacacacacacaaacacacacacacacatcacacacaggcacacacatcacacacacacatcacacacaggcacacacacacatcacacacacacacacacatcacacacacacatacacacacatcacacacatacacacatcacacacacatcacacacacacacatcacacacaagcacacatcacacacacacacaaacacacacacacacatcacacacaggcacacacacatcacacacacacatcacacacaggcacacacacacatcacacacacacacacacacatcacgcacaggcacacacacatcacacacacacacacacacatcacgcacaggcacacctacatcacacacacacacacatcacacacaggcacacacacacatcacacacaggcacacacccatcacacacaggcacacacatcacacacacacacacaggcacacacacatcacacacacacatcacacacacacatcacacacaggcacacacacacatcacacacacacacacacacatcacacacatacattacacacacacatacacacacatcacacacatacacacatcacacacacatcacacacacacacatcacacacacacacaaacacacacacacacacatcacacacaggcacacacacatcacacacacatcacacacaggcacacacacacatcacacacacacacacacacacacacatcacgcacaggcacacacacatcacacacacacacacacatcacgcacaggcacacctacatcacacacacacacacatcacacacaggcacacacacacatcacacacaggcacacacccatcacacacaggcacacacatcacacacacacacacaggcacacacacatcacacacaggcacacacaggcacacacatcacacacacacatcacacacacacatcacacacacacacacacacacacaggcacacacacacacacacacaggcacacacaggcacacacacatcacacacacacatcacacacacacacacacacacacacacacaggcacacacacatcacacacacacacac comes from Tachysurus vachellii isolate PV-2020 chromosome 26, HZAU_Pvac_v1, whole genome shotgun sequence and encodes:
- the si:dkey-125i10.3 gene encoding uncharacterized protein si:dkey-125i10.3 isoform X14, with the translated sequence MCVCVCVRCPYIRSELRNLCKSSHSVKTQLKRTKMASDVDRQNVFRTTKVRAALRKDGSWIRRITDGQTDPQPSESPGFLELSPVTASSSSVSKTPTRQTPTPQTPTYQTSTCQTPIPQSPTPQTPTRQTSTPQTPTPQSPTSAQDTATSPGWKGRRGGSYVLSAMRKFESVESPESSPVKTNSSLFKSPEGKSGLTQVTPTLKSDELNITDEVTAPVLKTPEATAPVVKTPVVNTPVVKTPVVNTPVVNTPVAKTPEVTAPVVKTPVVKTPEVTAPVVKTPVVKTPEVTAPVVNTPVVKTPEVTAPVVNTPVVNTPVVNTPEVTAPVVNTPVVNTPVVNTPEVTTPVVKTPEVTARVTDVDKVLCSFCNKPMEGDEKISLNIPSIVCHVECFQCATCAKSLGDMMSSMFHHCGKIHCKRCFDTVVYST
- the si:dkey-125i10.3 gene encoding uncharacterized protein si:dkey-125i10.3 isoform X9; the protein is MCVCVCVRCPYIRSELRNLCKSSHSVKTQLKRTKMASDVDRQNVFRTTKVRAALRKDGSWIRRITDGQTDPQPSESPGFLELSPVTASSSSVSKTPTRQTPTPQTPTYQTSTCQTPIPQSPTPQTPTRQTSTPQTPTPQSPTSAQDTATSPGWKGRRGGSYVLSAMRKFESVESPESSPVKTNSSLFKSPEGKSGLTQVTPTLKSDELNITDEVTAPVLKTPEATAPEATAPVVNTPVVNTPVVKTPVVKTPVVNTPVVKTPVVNTPVVNTPVVNTPVVKTPEVTTPVVKTPVAKTPEVTAPVVKTPEVATPVVNTPVMNTPVAKTPEVTAPVVKTPVVKTPEVTAPVVKTPVVKTPEVTAPVVNTPEVTAPVVNTPVVNTPVVNTPEVTTPVVKTPEVTARVTDVDKVLCSFCNKPMEGDEKISLNIPSIVCHVECFQCATCAKSLGDMMSSMFHHCGKIHCKRCFDTVVYST
- the si:dkey-125i10.3 gene encoding uncharacterized protein si:dkey-125i10.3 isoform X3, coding for MCVCVCVRCPYIRSELRNLCKSSHSVKTQLKRTKMASDVDRQNVFRTTKVRAALRKDGSWIRRITDGQTDPQPSESPGFLELSPVTASSSSVSKTPTRQTPTPQTPTYQTSTCQTPIPQSPTPQTPTRQTSTPQTPTPQSPTSAQDTATSPGWKGRRGGSYVLSAMRKFESVESPESSPVKTNSSLFKSPEGKSGLTQVTPTLKSDELNITDEVTAPVLKTPEATAPEATAPVVNTPVVNTPVVNTPVVKTPVVNTPVVNTPVVNTPVVKTPEVTTPVVKTPVAKTPEVTAPVVKTPEVATPVVNTPVMNTPVAKTPEVTAPVVKTPVVKTPEVTAPVVKTPVVKTPEVTAPVVNTPVVKTPEVTAPVVNTPVVNTPVVNTPEVTAPVVNTPVVNTPVVNTPEVTTPVVKTPEVTARVTDVDKVLCSFCNKPMEGDEKISLNIPSIVCHVECFQCATCAKSLGDMMSSMFHHCGKIHCKRCFDTVVYST
- the si:dkey-125i10.3 gene encoding uncharacterized protein si:dkey-125i10.3 isoform X12, which codes for MCVCVCVRCPYIRSELRNLCKSSHSVKTQLKRTKMASDVDRQNVFRTTKVRAALRKDGSWIRRITDGQTDPQPSESPGFLELSPVTASSSSVSKTPTRQTPTPQTPTYQTSTCQTPIPQSPTPQTPTRQTSTPQTPTPQSPTSAQDTATSPGWKGRRGGSYVLSAMRKFESVESPESSPVKTNSSLFKSPEGKSGLTQVTPTLKSDELNITDEVTAPVLKTPEATAPEATAPVVNTPVVNTPVVKTPVVKTPVVNTPVVKTPVVNTPVVNTPVVNTPVVKTPEVTTPVVKTPVAKTPEVTAPVVKTPEVATPVVNTPVVNTPVVNTPVVNTPEVTAPVVNTPVVNTPVVNTPEVTTPVVKTPEVTARVTDVDKVLCSFCNKPMEGDEKISLNIPSIVCHVECFQCATCAKSLGDMMSSMFHHCGKIHCKRCFDTVVYST
- the si:dkey-125i10.3 gene encoding uncharacterized protein si:dkey-125i10.3 isoform X13, with the protein product MCVCVCVRCPYIRSELRNLCKSSHSVKTQLKRTKMASDVDRQNVFRTTKVRAALRKDGSWIRRITDGQTDPQPSESPGFLELSPVTASSSSVSKTPTRQTPTPQTPTYQTSTCQTPIPQSPTPQTPTRQTSTPQTPTPQSPTSAQDTATSPGWKGRRGGSYVLSAMRKFESVESPESSPVKTNSSLFKSPEGKSGLTQVTPTLKSDELNITDEVTAPVLKTPEATAPEATAPVVNTPVVNTPVVKTPVVNTPVVNTPVVKTPEVTAPVVKTPVVKTPEVTAPVVKTPVVKTPEVTAPVVNTPVVKTPEVTAPVVNTPVVNTPVVNTPEVTAPVVNTPVVNTPVVNTPEVTTPVVKTPEVTARVTDVDKVLCSFCNKPMEGDEKISLNIPSIVCHVECFQCATCAKSLGDMMSSMFHHCGKIHCKRCFDTVVYST